A single Aspergillus chevalieri M1 DNA, chromosome 3, nearly complete sequence DNA region contains:
- a CDS encoding Zn(II)2Cys6 transcription factor (COG:K;~EggNog:ENOG410PHDW;~InterPro:IPR036864,IPR007219,IPR001138;~PFAM:PF00172,PF04082;~go_function: GO:0000981 - DNA-binding transcription factor activity, RNA polymerase II-specific [Evidence IEA];~go_function: GO:0003677 - DNA binding [Evidence IEA];~go_function: GO:0008270 - zinc ion binding [Evidence IEA];~go_process: GO:0006351 - transcription, DNA-templated [Evidence IEA];~go_process: GO:0006355 - regulation of transcription, DNA-templated [Evidence IEA]), producing the protein MEQEEQSPRFGNSPMSRARSRSDALKRVSRACLHCRQRKSKCDLDSSGSPGVPPCQRCIRDGRECVLGSSNRGGRRIRKNKLKNVTPGITTQEKSDLDTVSSPSSENRQATYPGPVVFLPPNPPTATTTTTSVSVDDDDTASIGSVPRNPSDAWQCLTGIAKRSADGTTAETIADSLPSGSGGFSSYSTLQGGSGTDFPTNSGIKTYRLVQTRSLDPATVWQLVVRYAENFHPYLPVVPRKYFDRNALDAFAISEKYLLTAVLTIASKDLVERPEIHEYCSRYMHELISGIAAGADCGVEAVEALLILAEWEPQGLRPRIERVGRGEEDRAAWMHIGLALRSGYFLGLDRTSFRGDASGDTETEARRRLAWTSCYISDRLISVRIGRAFWSRGPGPMTGLVSQDFPSLQPVKEGEEDHARIFQATLDLTQLYGNVHDVLYSGMRTSNQMMLMGDYVKYVDDFRLAILRWKSLWGSLHCSAPIRATLQLSYEYLRLYTNAFAFQATISQSLASKTNGDAHAQKEHLRRAFNNVASLQDARFIYESLDAAKAYLSILVDLVDPEKHLHFMPLRFYLYGIYAAVFLYKARSFGVMLHSEEMAVRDLVTRTTEVLKRASAGPDDIGSRYSRLLELLWQTKPAPITSPAGTQQSNDLMQTTLSNCLSDQNKYVDFSPANDFSWLDLEAVGDFVSGDQISGAGMGFEAFQNPDLYQTGQDRLQSWQVSTWSGDMSSLLF; encoded by the exons ATggagcaagaagaacaatCGCCTCGGTTCGGAAACTCTCCAATGTCGAGGGCCAGGTCCCGTTCGGACGCCCTGAAGCGCGTGTCGAGAGCGTGTCTGCACTGTCGACAGCGCAAATCAAAGTGTGATTT AGACAGCAGTGGCAGCCCTGGAGTCCCGCCATGTCAACGATGTATCCGCGATGGTCGTGAATGTGTTCTGGGCAGCTCAAATCGAGGCGGTCGCCGAATTCGTAAAAACAAACTAAAGAATGTCACCCCCGGGATCACGACTCAGGAGAAATCCGACCTGGATACGGTAAGTTCGCCCAGCTCGGAAAACCGTCAGGCTACGTACCCCGGCCCTGTGGTCTTCTTGCCGCCCAATCCCCcgacagcaacaacaacaacaacgtCTGTCTCCGTAGACGATGACGATACGGCGTCTATTGGTTCAGTTCCACGAAATCCGTCAGATGCATGGCAGTGCTTGACGGGCATTGCGAAAAGGAGTGCGGATGGTACCACCGCGGAGACGATTGCAGATTCGTTGCCCTCTGGTTCTGGTGGTTTCTCGTCCTACAGCACGCTACAGGGTGGCTCGGGGACTGATTTTCCTACAAATAGCGGTATCAAGACCTACAGACTCGTTCAGACACGCTCCCTAGATCCAGCGACGGTGTGGCAGCTCGTGGTGCGCTACGCCGAGAATTTCCACCCATACTTACCAGTAGTACCACGCAAGTACTTTGACCGCAATGCCCTGGATGCCTTTGCGATCAGTGAAAAGTACCTTCTCACCGCTGTTCTTACCATCGCTTCCAAGGACCTGGTGGAACGACCGGAAATCCATGAATATTGTTCCAGGTACATGCACGAGCTGATCTCTGGTATCGCTGCTGGGGCTGACTGCGGCGTCGAAGCCGTGGAGGCTCTGCTAATTCTTGCAGAATGGGAACCTCAAGGTCTACGCCCGCGCATTGAACGTGTCGgccgaggagaagaggacCGCGCTGCCTGGATGCACATCGGGCTCGCATTACGATCAGGCTACTTTCTTGGGCTGGACCGAACATCCTTCCGAGGCGATGCATCAGGAGATACGGAAACAGAGGCTCGCAGGCGATTGGCTTGGACTAGCTGCTACATCTCCGATCGTCTGATTTCTGTTCGCATTGGGCGCGCCTTCTGGTCGCGGGGACCTGGTCCGATGACAGGACTGGTCAGTCAGGATTTTCCTTCCTTGCAACCTGTtaaagaaggggaagaggacCATGCGAGGATTTTCCAAGCCACGCTAGACCTCACGCAGCTGTACGGAAATGTCCATGACGTGCTCTATTCTGGCATGCGGACCAGCAATCAGATGATGCTTATGGGCGATTATGTCAAATATGTGGATGACTTTCGTCTTGCCATCCTGCGCTGGAAGTCCCTTTGGGGGTCATTGCATT GTTCTGCTCCCATTCGCGCTACATTACAATTATCGTACGAGTATCTGAGGCTGTATACCAACGCATTCGCTTTCCAGGCAACAATATCGCAGTCATTGGCGTCGAAGACCAACGGCGATGCTCACGCCCAGAAGGAACATTTGCGAAGGGCATTCAACAACGTTGCGTCACTGCAGGATGCCCGATTTATCTACGAATCGTTGGATGCTGCCAAAGCATACCTGTCCATTCTGGTTGACTTGGTTGATCCAGAAAAGCACTTGCACTTTATGCCGCTTCGATTCTATCTGTACGGTATCTACGCGGCAGTATTCTTGTACAAA GCCCGTTCATTCGGCGTCATGTTACATTCTGAAGAAATGGCAGTGCGCGATCTCGTCACCCGAACCACAGAGGTCCTGAAACGAGCAAGCGCCGGACCAGATGACATCGGCTCTCGGTACTCACGCCTTCTAGAACTTCTCTGGCAAACCAAACCCGCACCGATCACTTCTCCCGCAGGCACTCAGCAAAGCAACGATCTCATGCAGACTACACTTTCGAATTGCCTTTCCGACCAGAATAAATACGTGGATTTCAGTCCGGCAAATGATTTCTCTTGGTTGGATCTCGAGGCTGTCGGTGACTTTGTCTCCGGAGACCAGATCTCTGGAGCAGGGATGGGGTTTGAGGCGTTCCAGAACCCTGACCTGTACCAGACTGGGCAGGATCGTTTGCAGAGCTGGCAAGTGTCAACATGGTCAGGTGATATGAGCAGTCTTCTTTTTTAA
- a CDS encoding D-mandelate dehydrogenase-like dehydrogenase (COG:C;~EggNog:ENOG410PFMM;~InterPro:IPR006140,IPR036291,IPR006139,IPR029752;~PFAM:PF00389,PF02826;~go_function: GO:0016616 - oxidoreductase activity, acting on the CH-OH group of donors, NAD or NADP as acceptor [Evidence IEA];~go_function: GO:0051287 - NAD binding [Evidence IEA];~go_process: GO:0055114 - oxidation-reduction process [Evidence IEA]), translating into MAPAALLIGAITHARKEWEDLSSCLTLKEFPSGTREDFIQNCKNGEYNDVVAIYRSNTSTKFTGPFNAEMLSVLPSSLKYICHNGAGYDNVDIDACTKKGIAVSSTPVAVNNATADVGIFLMIGALRQAYVPLTSIREGQWLGKSTLGRDPKGKVLGILGMGGIGREMANRAKAFGMKIQYHNRSRLSSELEGDATYVSFDELLATSDVLSLNLALNESTRHIIGEKEFGKMKDEIVIVNTARGALIDEKALVAALESGKVLSAGLDVYENEPVVESGLIKNPRVMLLPHIGTMTYETQKDMELLVLNNLRSAVEKGKMITLVPEQKSAFQGMNGTP; encoded by the exons ATGGCTCCTGCTGCTCTGTTAATCGGTGCTATCACACACGCCCGCAAGGAATGGGAGGATCTGTCATCCTGTTTGACACTCAAG GAATTCCCCTCTGGCACCCGGGAGGACTTTATTCAAAACTGTAAGAATGGCGAGTATAATGATGTAGTCGCTATCTATCGATCCAATACCTCGACCAAG TTTACGGGCCCTTTCAACGCAGAGATGCTGTCCGTGTTGCCGTCGTCATTAAAGTACATCTGCCATAACGGCGCAGGCTATGACaatgttgatattgatgctTGTACGAAAAAGG GAATCGCCGTGTCCAGTACCCCCGTGGCCGTCAACAACGCCACGGCTGACGTGGGCATTTTCTTGATGATCGGGGCTCTGCGACAGGCATACGTGCCGTTGACTTCCATCCGAGAGGGCCAATGGCTCGGAAAGTCTACGCTGGGTCGTGACCCTAAGGGCAAAGTCCTTGGAATTCTCGGCATGGGCGGTATTGGAAGA GAAATGGCAAACCGCGCCAAAGCCTTTGGAATGAAGATCCAGTATCACAACCGTTCGCGGTTGTCGTCTGAGCTTGAGGGCGACGCGACCTATGTGTCGTTTGATGAATTACTGGCTACTTCCGATGTGCTGAGCTTGAACTTGGCTCTGAATGAGTCGACCCGGCATATCATTGGGGAGAAAGAATTTGGCAAGATGAAGGACGAGATTGTTATCGTCAACACGGCTCGTGGGGCTTTGATCGACGAGAAGGCTTTGGTTGCTGCGTTGGAGTCTGGGAAG GTCTTGTCGGCTGGTCTGGATGTTTATGAGAATGAGCCCGTGGTAGAGTCCGGGCTTATCAAGAACCCCCGTGTGATGTTGCTGCCACACATTGGTACCATGACCTATGAGACGCAGAAGGACATGGAGCTGCTAGTGTTGAACAACCTGCGTTCGGCGGTTGAAAAGGGGAAGATGATCACGTTGGTTCCGGAGCAGAAGAGTGCCTTCCAGGGTATGAACGGGACTCCGTAA
- a CDS encoding ferric reductase family protein (COG:P,Q;~EggNog:ENOG410PJV5;~InterPro:IPR013112,IPR017927,IPR013130,IPR013121, IPR039261;~PFAM:PF01794,PF08030;~TransMembrane:7 (o37-59i129-147o159-180i201-219o239-256i268-286o298-319i);~go_function: GO:0016491 - oxidoreductase activity [Evidence IEA];~go_process: GO:0055114 - oxidation-reduction process [Evidence IEA]) — MGNLRRLVAPRSYGSNATYVYEYSRGLNGVDVPKDVIFTRIILVSILAVAFIVFCGRIAQISHSMLRHITSLGSSKKQQTYWSVEESSLWTNIKKHVLYAPLGRKRHNREIQLSTAVNIGTLPSRFQTVLIMLYIACQFAYCVLLDYKANVREALVAELRGRSGTLAVLNMVPLFLLAGRNNPLIPLLRLSFDTYNLLHRWLGRLVVLESLVHTAAWAVNACREQDFADMLWRIRTVPFFSWGLLGTCSFVCLGLHSPSPIRHAFYETFLHLHQLFAFLAIVGVYAHLHIDNLPQKPWLIAIIVIWLFDRCCRMGRLIYLNLSLKKGSTKLVVEALPGEACRVTFYLPKRVHINPGSHVYAYIPSISKWMSHPFSVAWVDPSTCVTPTTATEAFTQSNDNSNNPSTSTIDIDPSLLEKQAIVNLDEYLDTTNKPTSVSLIISARQGMTRKLYNAASSAPNNTLHTSGFIEGPYASHSISMASYGTAVLFSAGAGITHHLLFVRDLLIRAAEGRVATHRIYLIWSVRSTDHLTWVQSYMDQILRLPCRREILVIKLFVSKPKSTREIVSPSATVQMFPGRCRPDVVLDEVLPARVGATAVSVCGPGAFADEVRAATRERIGMGAVVDFTEEAFTW, encoded by the coding sequence ATGGGGAATTTGCGACGGCTGGTCGCCCCGCGATCATATGGATCCAACGCTACCTACGTTTACGAATATTCGCGGGGGTTGAATGGTGTCGACGTGCCCAAGGATGTCATATTCACGcgcatcatcctcgtctcCATCCTAGCGGTGGCCTTTATCGTGTTCTGCGGTCGAATCGCCCAAATCAGCCATTCCATGCTCCGCCATATTACGTCGCTAGGATCAAGCAAGAAGCAGCAAACATATTGGAGCGTCGAAGAGTCGTCGTTATGGACAAACATCAAGAAACACGTTCTCTATGCGCCTCTGGGTCGGAAAAGACATAACCGGGAGATCCAACTGTCAACTGCAGTCAACATCGGCACGCTACCCTCCAGATTTCAGACGGTCTTGATCATGCTCTACATTGCATGCCAGTTCGCCTACTGCGTACTCTTGGACTACAAGGCAAACGTCAGAGAGGCTTTGGTTGCTGAGCTTCGTGGACGATCCGGAACGCTGGCTGTCTTGAATATGGTGCCTCTGTTTCTTCTCGCAGGCCGCAATAACCCACTGATCCCGCTGCTGCGACTCAGCTTCGATACTTACAATCTTCTCCACCGGTGGCTGGGCCGTCTCGTTGTTCTTGAGAGTTTGGTGCATACAGCAGCATGGGCAGTGAATGCATGCCGTGAGCAggactttgcagacatgctaTGGCGTATTCGCACCGTCCCGTTTTTCTCATGGGGTCTCCTGGGTACTTGTTCCTTTGTCTGTCTGGGTCTTCACTCGCCCTCGCCGATTCGTCATGCTTTCTACGAGACCTTTCTGCATCTCCACCAGCTGTTTGCCTTTTTGGCCATTGTGGGGGTCTACGCACATTTGCATATTGACAACTTACCGCAAAAGCCGTGGCTCATCGCGATCATCGTCATCTGGCTATTCGACCGGTGCTGTCGCATGGGCCGACTTATCTACCTGAACCTCTCCCTCAAAAAGGGATCGACAAAACTCGTCGTCGAAGCCCTACCAGGTGAAGCATGTCGAGTCACCTTCTACCTCCCCAAACGCGTGCACATCAACCCAGGCTCCCACGTCTACGCCTACATTCCCAGCATCTCAAAATGGATGTCGCACCCCTTCTCAGTCGCCTGGGTCGATCCCAGCACCTGCGTGACCCCCACAACAGCAACTGAAGCCTTCACCCAAAGCAACGACAACTCGAACAAcccctcaacctcaacaatAGACATCGACCCCTCCCTCCTCGAAAAACAAGCCATCGTGAACCTCGACGAATACCTCGACACAACCAACAAACCAACCTCCGTCTCCCTCATCATCAGCGCTCGCCAGGGCATGACCCGCAAACTCTACAACGCAGCCTCCTCCGCCCCAAACAACACTCTCCACACATCCGGCTTCATCGAAGGCCCCTACGCCTCCCACTCCATCAGCATGGCCAGCTACGGCACAGCGGTCCTCTTCTCCGCAGGCGCCGGAATAACACACCACCTCCTCTTTGTCCGCGACCTGCTCATCCGCGCTGCCGAGGGCCGCGTCGCGACGCACCGCATCTACCTCATCTGGTCCGTCCGCAGCACCGACCATCTCACCTGGGTGCAGAGCTACATGGACCAAATCCTGCGACTACCCTGCCGGCGAGAGATCCTGGTTATCAAGCTCTTTGTCTCGAAGCCCAAGAGTACGCGGGAGATTGTCTCTCCTAGTGCGACGGTGCAGATGTTCCCGGGACGGTGTCGGCCAGACGTCGTTCTTGATGAAGTGCTTCCGGCGAGAGTTGGTGCTACGGCGGTGTCGGTTTGTGGGCCTGGT
- a CDS encoding putative 2-deoxy-D-gluconate 3-dehydrogenase (COG:Q;~EggNog:ENOG410PHW8;~InterPro:IPR002347,IPR036291,IPR020904;~PFAM:PF00106,PF13561,PF08659,PF01370;~go_function: GO:0016491 - oxidoreductase activity [Evidence IEA];~go_process: GO:0055114 - oxidation-reduction process [Evidence IEA]), with protein MTDSVTSLFSLRGRTAVVTGGTRGIGQAMAIALAEAGADIVLIQRDESNTATRDEIINRIGRKASIHVAELSNREAVKGIIPALVSQGIKPQILLNCAGIQRRHPSEKFPDEDWDEVIQVNLSSVFTLCREFGAHLLSLDPSEFSNGHRGSIINVASLLTFQGGFTVPAYAASKGGVAQLTKALSNEWASKGINVNAIAPGYIATDMNVALINDSNRNAGIMARIPAGRWGTPEDFKGVIVFLASRASGYVSGEVITVDGGWMGR; from the exons ATGACAGACAGCGTTACTTCCCTCTTCTCGCTGCGCGGCCGGACGGCCGTCGTCACTGGTGGCACAAGAGGCATTGGCCAGGCTATGGCCATTGCTCTTGCAGAGGCTGGTGCCGATATTGTGCTGATCCAG AGAGACGAGTCCAACACAGCAACGCGTGATGAAATCATCAACCGCATTGGCCGGAAAGCGTCGATTCACGTTGCAGAGCTATCCAACCGAGAGGCAGTCAAGGGCATCATTCCAGCATTAGTGAGTCAAGGCATCAAGCCTCAGATCCTTCTGAACTGCGCTGGGATTCAGAGGAGACATCCTAGTGAGAAATTCCCGGATGAGGATTGGGATGAG GTTATCCAAGTCAACCTGAGCTCCGTCTTCACCCTCTGCCGTGAATTTGGCGCCCACCTGCTGTCTCTCGATCCTTCCGAATTCTCCAATGGCCACCGCGGCTCCATCATCAACGTCGCATCTCTTCTCACCTTCCAGGGGGGATTCACCGTCCCCGCCTACGCTGCCTCCAAGGGAGGTGTAGCTCAGTTGACCAAAGCCCTTTCGAACGAATGGGCATCCAAGGGTATCAATGTCAACGCGATTGCCCCCGGGTATATCGCCACAGACATGAATGTTGCTCTTATCAACGACTCAAACCGCAATGCAGGCATCATGGCCCGGATTCCGGCCGGGCGATGGGGAACGCCCGAAGACTTCAAGGGCGTGATTGTGTTTTTGGCAAGCCGGGCCAGCGGTTATGTTTCGGGTGAAGTGATTACTGTTGACGGAGGCTGGATGGGTCGGTAA
- a CDS encoding SDR family NAD(P)-dependent oxidoreductase (COG:Q;~EggNog:ENOG410PNBN;~InterPro:IPR002347,IPR036291,IPR020904;~PFAM:PF00106,PF13561,PF08659,PF01370;~go_function: GO:0016491 - oxidoreductase activity [Evidence IEA];~go_process: GO:0055114 - oxidation-reduction process [Evidence IEA]), with product MALNEIKGRLALITGASGGIGAACAHQLFQKGVHLALTYSSNKTAMDTLVEELKTKYHTVDDKPLRISAHQVDVASAEQIQAMFKQIDQQHGQRPDILVSNAGYGKRVPQVWDITLEEFDYTINVNLRASFILVKGVVEHMRNQRWGRIVFMSSIAGYGGGINGCHYASSKAGMTGMMKNLSTRLAEHNISVNDVAPAIIGDTGMIPNAQSVPEIASSIPLGRVGTPEEVANVVTMLVTTGYMTGQSLLLAGGLK from the exons ATGGCACTGAATGAAATCAAGGGCCGACTGGCTCTGATCACAGGTGCATCTGGAGG AATCGGCGCAGCATGCGCACACCAACTTTTCCAGAAGGGTGTTCACCTGGCCCTGACCTACTCGAGTAACAAGACAGCAATGGATACTCTGGTCGAAGAGCTCAAAACTAAATATCACACGGTCGATGACAAACCCCTTCGCATCTCAGCGCATCAGGTGGACGTCGCTTCCGCAGAACAAATCCAGGCGATGTTCAAGCAGATCGATCAGCAACATGGCCAGCGACCCGACATCCTTGTCTCCAACGCCGGGTACGGCAAGCGCGTGCCGCAGGTTTGGGATATTACGCTCGAAGAATTCGATTACACGATCAACGTCAACCTCCGCGCCTCATTTATTCTTGTGAAGGGCGTTGTAGAGCATATGAGGAACCAACGATGGGGTCGGATTGTGTTCATGTCTTCGATAGCTGGGTATGGTGGAGGGATTAATGGATGCC ATTACGCCTCATCCAAAGCCGGCATGACCGGTATGATGAAGAACCTGTCGACTCGTCTGGCAGAACACAATATCAGTGTCAACGACGTAGCACCAGCAATCATTGGGGACACGGGAATGATCCCCAACGCCCAGTCAGTTCCTGAGATCGCGTCGAGTATACCCCTTGGACGGGTGGGAACACCCGAGGAAGTCGCTAATGTGGTGACTATGCTTGTTACGACTGGTTATATGACGGGGCAGAGTCTCCTGCTGGCGGGAGGATTGAAGTAG
- a CDS encoding NAD(P)-dependent alcohol dehydrogenase (COG:Q;~EggNog:ENOG410PIJ6;~InterPro:IPR013154,IPR013149,IPR002328,IPR036291, IPR011032;~PFAM:PF00107,PF08240;~go_function: GO:0008270 - zinc ion binding [Evidence IEA];~go_function: GO:0016491 - oxidoreductase activity [Evidence IEA];~go_process: GO:0055114 - oxidation-reduction process [Evidence IEA]) — protein sequence MAAAQSTKALVLHGAKDLRIESRTITPPSGTEVQIAIRATGLCGSDLHYYSHGRNGDFVVREPMCLGHESSGTVTALGPNVTTLQVGDRVALEVGLPCRKCFLCRIGRYNICPEMKFRSSAKVFPHFDGTLMELTNHPAEMCHKLPDNVSYAGGALVEPLAVCLHAIRRSHPPSKEEVALAEEVGEGSSALVFGAGAIGLLLAGALATAENFSSIVVADIDQARLEIAESLGLGLKTYLIPKEDPSNPAPARDAPHAEQVAYALQSAQRNAAKLKEANGVKTGFSRVYDCTGVPTCVQTGIYAAGAGGVLVQIGMGNPVQTLPVGAAALREVDVIGVFRYDGYAYPAAISLLESGKIGRVEERVVTHRVKLEQGDRAFGLAGKGVDENGTPVVKVVIES from the exons ATGGCAGCCGCACAATCTACCAAAGCGCTCGTCCTCCACGGCGCCAAAGACCTCCGCATA GAATCAAGAACCATAACCCCCCCATCCGGTACCGAAGTCCAAATCGCCATCCGCGCAACCGGCCTCTGCGGCTCAGACCTGCACTACTACTCCCACGGCCGCAATGGCGACTTCGTCGTCCGCGAACCCATGTGCCTCGGTCACGAGTCCTCCGGCACAGTCACAGCCCTCGGTCCCAACGTAACGACCCTGCAAGTCGGCGACCGCGTCGCGCTAGAAGTCGGCCTGCCCTGTCGCAAATGCTTCCTCTGCCGCATCGGCCGCTACAACATCTGTCCCGAGATGAAATTCCGGAGCAGCGCCAAGGTGTTTCCGCATTTCGACGGAACGCTAATGGAACTCACCAACCATCCCGCAGAGATGTGTCACAAGTTGCCGGATAATGTGTCATATGCAGGTGGCGCGCTTGTGGAGCCGTTGGCGGTTTGTCTGCATGCGATTAGGCGCTCGCATCCGCCGTCTAAGGAAGAGGTAGCGCTGGCAGAGGAAGTCGGGGAGGGGTCGTCGGCGCTGGTGTTCGGGGCGGGGGCGATTGGGTTGCTTTTGGCGGGCGCGCTGGCTACTGCGGAGAACTTCTCGTCGATTGTTGTTGCGGATATCGACCAGGCGCGGTTGGAGATCGCGGAGTCGTTGGGCTTGGGGCTCAAGACTTATCTGATTCCCAAGGAAGATCCGAGCAACCCGGCCCCGGCTCGTGACGCGCCACACGCTGAGCAGGTTGCGTATGCGCTGCAGAGTGCGCAGCGCAATGCTGCGAAGTTGAAGGAGGCGAATGGTGTGAAGACTGGCTTCTCGCGCGTGTATGATTGCACTGGTGTGCCTACCTGCGTGCAGACTGGTATCTACgccgctggtgctggtggtgtgTTGGTGCAGATTGGTATGGGAAATCCCGTGCAGACGCTTCCTGTTGGCGCTGCTGCGCTGCGCGAGGTCGATGTGATCGGTGTGTTCCGGTATGATGGGTATGCGTACCCTGCTGCTATCAGTTTGTTGGAGAGTGGTAAGATTGGGCGTGTTGAGGAACGTGTTGTCACGCATCGGGTGAAGCTGGAGCAGGGAGACAGGGCGTTTGGTTTGGCTGGAAAGGGTGTTGATGAGAATGGGACGCCTGTCGTTAAGGTTGTTATTGAGAGCTAG